The genomic stretch TAATATTTCTAACATaagtttttgaaaatcaaaagacTCAAAAAAGGAGAGATGCAAGCAAATTCCACTTTAACTTCACtgataagttttttgttttttatttttctgacaaaCCTCACTGATAATTCTTAAACATTAAGGAAAAGTTGGCTTTCTATTACTTGGGTTTTGCCTGTCAGATTAGCAAAGAATCAAACATCTTGGCATTACTGGTTCTCTTTATTCCTTTGAACATGCCAGACTCCTTCCCACTTCACTGCCTTTGCTTTCATCCCATTGCGTGGAGtgcttttctttctcatcatTTAGTTCTTGGCTTAAAGATTACATCTTCAGGTATTGCTGACCACACTCGTCAAGTAGCAtcctcctgtcccccaccccccccatccctgTACCCTGCAAGAATCTTGGTCATTTGTTTTTGAAGGTCTCTTCCACCAAAATGTGAGCTCCCTGAGGACTGGGACCTCATCATTTGTGGTCAGTGGTATATTcagctcttctctttttttaaaaatttatttattttatttatttatttttggctgcattttgggctttcctctagttgcagtgagcgggggctactctctgttgcagtgcgagggcttctcaatgcggtggcttctcttgttgcagagcacgggctctaggcacgcaggcttcagtagttgtggcactcgggctcagtagtatggctcgtgggctctagggcacaggctcagtagttgtggcgcacaggcttagttgctgtgcggcatgtgggatcttcccagaccagggattgaacccgtgtcccctgccttggcaggcggattcttaaccactgcaccaccagggaagtccctcagctctTCTCTTGacctgctgtgtgtccttgggcaaaaaCTCTTCTCCTTTCTGAACCTTGGTTTTTCTTATTGTAAAACGGAGATCATACTAACCATGGAAGGTTCAGATGAGACGTGTCTGAAAACATTCATCCTAATATCTGACCTGTAGCAGATTCTGAGTTGgtcattgtatatgtgtatgtccTCCCTTTCTTGGTAAGTGTGTTTACTTTAAGCAGCCAGATCTCAGTTGTTGGTTCTCATTAAATTTAGGATCAACTAAACCCTAGCTCCTTTTCACCCTGGGTACTGTACTTAAAAAGGTTGATTTTTGTAAAACATAGTTGTAGAAAtggtttttatttgttccttAAGTATCTATTGAGCCTATACTGTACCAGGTACTGGGATTACAAAGTCTAGGTTCCTGCTCCCAGGGTGCCTTGGGTCTGGAGGAGGAGACAGATGCAAAACAGGCAGTTACACTCCattgtgataagtgctgtggagTCAGGGTGCGTGGGTACCTAGAAGAGGGGCAGGTGTCAGAGAAGGCCTCCCATAGGAGGCTCATGAGCTGAGTCCAAAGAGTTGGGAGTTAGTTACATCAAGTGGttgagtgagggagagaaggtTGCTGCTTTCAGAAGGAGCAGCACATGCCAGGCCCGGGCTCCGGCAGGCTGTGCTTGCCCCCTGCAGTCcactctccacacagcagccagggcCATCCTTTTGAAAGAGATCTTGTCACTGCTCGCCTCAAAACCTGCTAGTGGCTCCTCACACCCTCCCCATTAAAAACCAAAGTCATTATTCTGGTCTGTGAGGGCCCCTGAAACCTAGTCTGATCCTGGCTCCCTCCCTCATCTGGCTGCCTGCCACTCACTGCCCTCAGCCACACTGgctcctttgctttttttctggaaCACTCTCCCTAGAAGTCTGCATGGTTAGCTCCCTCGTTTCCTTTCAGATCTCTACTCAACTATCACCTTagtgaggccttctctgaccaccttgTTTAAAATTGCCATCAGCCCCTGCATTCCAGATCCCCCATCCCTTCTGTATTtgacatttgtattttatttatggtttttttaatgtctgattccctccccccacccaccaatGTCTGCTtcatgagagcagggatttttgttgtattttgttcAATACAGCATCCCTAGGCCTAAAACAACATCTGGCACATAGAAGTTTCCCATATAGTTATTGAATGAATAGCAGTCTTATGaaatttcatctttttcatttcagCCTCACTTTCCAATCTCCAGGGGTATTTTGGACTTCGATTCTGGCATCTTTGGTTTTAGTTTGCCCCGTCCCCAGTTTGATTGCAGATTGTTTGAGCTGTCCTAAATTGCCATCCTACTTATTCCTATATATTCTTATTCTCATAATGTTGAGAATGTCAGAGCCCTGTAGTTCCCAAATCAGAGATGTCTGATCTCTTGGATACACAGAGAGATgggttaaaaaatgtttttaaatagaaacaatagggacttccctggtggtccagtggtaaagaatccgcctaccaatgcagggaacgcgggttcgatccctggtcggggaactaagatcccacatgccgcagggcagctaagcccgcgtgccacagctactgagttcGCACGCCTCAAGGAGAGAggctgcatgctgcaaactacagagctcacgcaccctggagcccacaagccacaactggagagaagcccgagcaccgccacaaaagatcctgtgtgccgcaactgagacccgctgcagccaaataaataaacaaataaatagatatatatggggaattattatataaaaaatagaaacaatataaTAGAGTAAAAgaggctgtttaaaaaaaagaaagaaactaaaaccTAATCTATACTTCTCTGCTCTCGgtgtggctttttgtttttttccataatcCTTCTAGCCCTCTTCTTCTTTTCATGTGTATGCAATCTTGCAGCACTTTCTCTTTGTGGTGGTATAAATATTCTGATCCCCGTTGttaatgtatgtattatattCCTGTGAATGGACATTCCAAAATTTCCTTGGCCTTTTCCCTAATTACTGGGCATTTTGGGCTCCtcctgcttttttgttattgcaGATGTCACTGCAGCAAACATCCTGCTgtgttcttttaattcttttggattatttccttaggatgaaTTTCCAGGAGGGTTACCAGGTCAGATTGAGTACTGTGTAGTTTCGACCACTATCATACTTTACCACTCCTCTCCAGAATAGTGTGTAGTAGGAGCTCACTGAAAGTCTGCTGAATGAATTATGATCTCATACATGTATTAACCCACTGTATTATACTCTCACATCCACATAGCTAGCCCTGTCCTTTTACCAAGGCTCCAGATTACAGAGGCATCAGGCTGCCATTTTGTAGGAGGAACTTGTGTGCCCTTCCCTCCGGCATTTGAGAGTATTCACATGTCATTGGGAAGTGGGTGGCAGTGACTGGATTGTGAGGCTTGTGCCTACTAGAAAAACAATCTGTGCTATCTCCATCCACTGTTTAGAAGCTCCTCCCCCCGGGCCAACTCATTAGCCCCTGAGGGTGGGGGACCACTCTCTTGGTGAACAGAGCCTCTGTTTCCAACATAGTCTGACTCTCGGCCTGTGAGGAGCTTCTGACTAGATTCTGGATGGGTACAGAAGGGACCTCCTGAGAACAAACACTTCGGGCCAGTCTCCGTCCACAGGAAGAGTTAGACCTAGTTCAGTTTAGCagctatttattgagcccctactcCGCAGACCATTATAGAGACTCCAAATAAAGCAGTACCTAATGCTTCCCCAGAGAGGTACAGtcaaggcttcatggaggaggtgataTCTTAGATGATCTAGAAGAATTTGCTGGATTTCAGCAGAGAAGAGGCCCTGTTCGGGTAAAAAGGTGTGGAGACAGGGAGGTATGGACATGTAGGTGGAGAGTGGATGGAAGGGTAAAAGAGATGGGAATAATAGTAGAGAAGGGCTTGCATGGCAAGGTGAGGACCCAAAGTCTGATTGTCCACTCTGTTTACAAATTCCATGTGCCAGAGTAGCCCACCCAGACTAGCACCCGGAGATGCAGGATTAATGAGCCCCTTCCTCAGCATTTGCTATGGCTGTGTGCCACGTGTCACCCTGTCTCAGGTGCCAGCTTATTAGGTCACTGAGTCTATCCTCATGGGATCATTTTGCTTCCTTTGGAATGTCTCCTTCCTGTTAGACACtcctatttggattttttttaatcattggaGTCCTCTGGTTTGTCCCCCAGCTGTACCAAATATGTGAGTCATGGATGTGTCTGTACTCCTGGGAATGGTATTTGAATTCTGCTCCCCAATAGCTGAGGGGCAAAGGGCCCCTGGTGGGCAAAGGGCCAGGAGCACAGCCCCACCCCATACTGGGAAGATGATGGTTTAGATGCTGGTGGTGGCCTAGGGACCATTCAAAATAGGCCTGGGGAGCTTTCAGGAAGTGCCACGTGCCTGGGTGTTACTTGTTTGTTGTTGGAATGTGTGATTTCATCTGCCAGGGCTGTGAGGGAGTTGATCCAGCCTTCCTGACCCCTCCTAACCTTGGTCTTATTCTCTTTGGCAGGCAGAGGTGGAGGAGACACTGAAGCGACTTCAGAGCCAGAAGGGCGTGCAGGGAATCATCGTGGTGAACACAGAAGGTACACCCTTCTTCCAGCCATGACCTGAGTGCAGGCAGGCCCCCAGAAAACAGCCCAACACAGCATAACACTTGCTTTTTACTAAACCTCTCATTACCTGATCTATttctcaccctttttttttttttaaacacctcttGTGTCCAATACTATAACTagaattctaaatttaaaaaaaggaaaaatccacTCTATCCCAATGCCCTGACACATCATACTTTTCAGTATGCCATACTTTTTCAGCCCTTGTCCAGGTGCATTTTCTCTTGGTCATAATTATAGTTGTTACTCTTTTGCATATGTTTTACTcgtgagtttttgtttgtttggggttttttttttttttttttttttgctccatgATTTACATAAGCAAAATTTTTAACTGCCGGTACAATGTTTATTGACCATCCTACATTTATgctgtttctacttttttttgcTAGATAATACTGTTGTCAACTTAATTGGGCCTATAGTTTTCTGGGACATTATTTCAACAACTAGAAGAGTACAGATGCTAATTTTCTCATACTGCAGTAGACATGGTGAAGAAGGGAACTAACATTATCACACATCTATTCTGTGCCAGGCCATGGGCTGGTGCTtcacaaaacatattttttcatttatcccTTGAAGCAGCTCTGTTGTCTCCATTTTGCGGTGGAGAAGAGTGAGTCTAGAAATTTAATTGATTCACCTACCATTATAGAGCCAAGATTTCATCCCAGGTCTGTCTGAATGCACTTGTGCTCTTTCTCCCACACTGTGCTGTGAAGGACCAGAGGGTGGCTGCTGGACTATGTCCCAGGCCATGTCCAGGGTCACCCAGCTGGGCTCCCCCAATTCTCAAATCCAGTGCATTCAGTCAGCTCTGCTTTGCTTGAGGCTCCTTGAGAGCCTCTGTGTGTATGCATTGTCATTCTGGGCCTTGTTTTGGAAAGGCAGAATTCTCAACAGTGCCTACTTAAATAGAGCAGAATGAAAGTCACCAAGGGTGACAAATTGAAGGTGGCATGTCCTCAGAATGTTGTTTTCCAAGTCGTCAGACCCTGGCCAGCCCAGAGCCACGCAGAGTGTGCTCCCCAGCTTTGTCAGACTTTAATTAAACCACGAGGTCATTGCATTCAAAGGAGGCAGCAGGTTGGGGAGCCCAGAGGACACTGGGAGGCAGCTTGGGTCCACCACTGATCAACTGGGTGGTTGATCTGAggcttccccttcctcttcagaACTTAGCTGCCCCAAATGGAGTGGTTGGTCCTTGCTACAGGGAGCTTCTTGCTCCGAGACCCAAAAGACTGTATGTCACTCAGAAAGAGACTCTCTTCTGGGACTGGACATTTTTGACCCCAGATGGGGAGGGAACAGCCCCAGGGGCTGACTCCCCACCTGGGACCCCTAGGCTTCCAGTAGTATTCCAAACCACAAGGCTTCATTCTTGCCTTAAAACTGCCCCCAAAGTTGAGCTTTTTCATTGGGAAAATATAGCCCCAGCTGCTTACCACCTTTTGGATACTAATGATGAGCACTTATTTTTTGTATACTAATGTGGCAGtatggcacagtggctaagaatatGGAATGcggaaccagactgcctgggtttgaatcctgaccctACTTACTTATCGACTGTATGATCttaacaagtcacttaacctctctgttccagtttcctcatctgtaaaatgtggacagTCATACTACTTTCTTCTAAGGGAAGCTTTTAGAACGGTGCCTGATGTATAGTAAATGCCATGTGAATGTTAAaaattattgtgtgtgtgtctttgtttatttatttattggccatgccgcgtggcatgtgggatcttagttccccaaccagggatcaaacccgtgtcccctgcagtggaagcacagagccttaaccactggactgccagggaagtccctttgtttatttatttttaatttatgttccATTCACGGAGCTCCCACTTCAGTCTCTCATTTACATTTCACACAGTGACCCTGCAAAGCAGGGATGTTTGCccgtttttcagatgagaaactgGAAGCTGAGAGCAGTGAGGTAGCCTGCCCGAGATCACCCAGCCATAGATGGAGGTGGTCAGAACTCACTGCTCTGTGGGACCCTTAAGCCCTCTGAAGACTTCCATTAGAGGTGATCAGTTAAGGATGATTGTATTAAGGACCTCTATTAACTCCTCTCAGGCTTTCCTACCCCCATGATTCAGCTCAGCTGCATCTTCCTGCAGgatgccttccctgaccatcccaGCCCAGAGGGATTGCTTCCCGCCCCTAAAATCATGACATGCTCTTGTCCCAGTCACTTACCAGCCACCTGCCACTGCCTGTTGACGTCTCAGCCTTGGCCACATTTAAATGGTGTTTCATAATAAAAGAGTGAGTTTAAGCAGACTTAACCAAGAATGTaaggaacagggcttccctggtggtgcagtggttaagaatccgcctgccaatgcaggggacacgggttcgagccctggtccaggaagaatccacatgctgcagagcaactaaacccatgtgccacaactactgagcctgcgctctagagcccacgagccacagctactgtagcccgcgtgccgcaactactgaagcccgtgcgcctagagcccctgctccgcaacaagagaagccaccgcgatgagaagcccatgcacctcaacgaagagtagccccccctcgccacaactagagaaagcccacgtgcagcaacaaagacccaacgcagccaaaaataaaataaataaataaataaatttatttaaaaaaaagaaagaagaatgtaagGAACATTCTATTTGTACCTCTCCAGAACCCCTGCCATCTTCTGCTGCTACCCACACAGGGCAAAATAAAAGACTCAAATATGTAaactctctgagggcagggatttaTCTCTTGTGTTCActactgtgtccccagcacctgcaACAATGCTGACACAAAGTTGGTGCTTAATAAACATCTGTTAAgttttgttaatgttttttaattgttgaTTGATAGAGGTGGGTTTGGTGAGAGGACCTGGCTATACAACCTGACAGATCTGAGCCCCGGATTAGAAATCATGCCTTTGAGGTGACCAGCCACTTCTGTGGGCTGCACAGTGCCTGTTTGTGAGGGCAAAGGCCTAGAATAGTCAGCCTAGTCATTAGGCTGTCTGTGAGGTGTTCCCCAGCTCTGGCATCCTGTGAATCTGGAATTATCTCTTGTCCTTGTTTGAAATTATCCCCAGTTTTGGTCCctgccctccatccccaccctgccagctctgtgtttttgtttttaaagtgagcCAACAAGAAGTtagtttcttttctcctttacacAGTTTCTCACTTGGCAGAAATGTGATCACATTCATGACAGTATTTGGGGGTTTTggggtatttgtttattttaaatatttgtttatttattcggctgcgctgggtcttcattgcgccATGCTTGATCTTCGTTGCCAcctgcgggatctttagttgcggtgtgcaaactcgtagttgcggcatgtgggatctggttccctgaccagaggtcaaaccccagccccctgcattgggagcgcagagtcttagccactggaccaccagggaggtcccatgaCAGTATTTGAACTATTAGAAGTACACCTGTGTCTACTCATTTATCAACAGCCATAAATGCTTAATGCAGTCTCTCTAAAGACACTGGTGAGCACATCAGACCTGGTTctggccctcagggagcttaAAGTCTTCTGGGGGGGGCAAACAATGATCACTTCCATAAAGGTGTGATACCAAACTCGAGTTAACTGCTCTGAAGGACAATTGCGTGGTGCTGGGACTGTAGAATGGGGGCACTGCCCACATCTGGGGGTGGATGGAGACATGAGGGACAGTGAGAGTCAGGAGAGAataggggagggaaaggaagttccaggcagagggacctgAGAGAAGGTGGCCTTGTGGTATGTAAAAAGAAGGTCAAGAAGTTTGATACCCAAACTTTGCCAGGCCTCGAGACTGGCCCCTCAAGTTTCCTGGGGGATGGGATTTACTGTGTGGGTGATGTTGATAATAAATCAACACTTATTACATGCATACTGTTGCTAAATATTCTCAAATGAATTAAtccatatttaatcctcacagcagcactttgaagcacaaatgaggaaatggaggctcagagaggttaaatcacttGTGTAAGGCCACATAGCCATGAAGGGGCAGAGCCGGGGTATAAGCCCAGGTCATCAGATTTCAGAGTTCCTGCTCAGTCGTCTCCCCAGCTGCTTATACTGCCAACCTCAGGAAGGTTCCGCTATTGAATGAGGCCTCGTGGGGCCCTGGTGGGTACATTGTTGCCATCCAGGACCCAACAGCAGCCCTGGTGACCTGGTCATCTTGTCCCTTAAAGACAAGCGATCACTACAACCTGTTCTCATAACTCCACTTGGCTGAAACCAGCTTCTCTGACTCAGCTGCTTCTCCTGCTACCATGCCCTCCTCTGCCCACTCTCGTGTTTCTCTACCCTAGTAAGACAAGGTTGGATCAGTTTCTTGCCACTCATGGGTAGGCCTGAGGGTTACTGTCTTTGGCTGATCCCTTGGCTGGTCAGTTATGGGCCAGATAGCAGGGTCCTGGACCCCAAATCCAGCCACTTATGTGTGGAGAGCCACTTGGGCCACATTTGTCACAAGGGCCTGTCAGCTGTGGGCACTCGGCCTCATCGATGGAGCCTTCTGCTGACATGTTACGGTGATTCATAGGCACCTTATGACCCAATCGTGGCGTGAGGTGGCTCAAGCTGAGCCCTCTTCCTCACCTCCATGACAATAGGCACTCTCCAGTGAGGGAGGTCCATTTAATAGTTCATCGCAAGGAAGCAGTCCTCAAAACAGAAAAGGCTTGTTGCAGGATGTTGTTCACTGCACAGTAATTAAGTAAAAAATCCAGCCTTAGTACCCAGCAATAGGGGAATGATTAACCCTGTGGAATGGCCACTTGTGGGCTCATTGAAAGCAGTAGCAATGCTGTTTACAAGGGTGTTTGCAGACAGAGAAACAGGCTTTAAATTGTGGGCACAGTCATGTGTATAGACAGTGTGTTTATAACtgggccctgggcttccctggtggtgcagtggttaagaatccgcctgccaatgcaggggacacgggttcgagccctggtctgggaagatcccacatgccgtggaccatctaagcccgtgcgccacaactactgagcctgcgcactagaacccgcgagccacaaatactgaagtccgcgtgcctagagcccgtgctccacaacaagagaagccaccacaatgagaagcccatgcaccgcaatgaagagtagcccccgctcactgcaactatagaaagcccgcacgcagcaacaaagacccaatgcagccaaaaataaaaataaattaaaaataaataaattttaaaaaataataataataactgggcCCTAAGCCTTCCTTGGTGGGAACTGGAGCAAAACACCAGTGATGGTTCTATCTTGACACGGGCTGACCTTTCTTCTTCTATCTACTTTTTAGTATTTACAGATTTGTAGGAGGTATTCTCCTTGTTTCTGTTCCAAGTGTTACGAATGATAGTCTCTCCTTCTATTGCTGGAAACCAGCCAGTACGATGTGGCCCTGTGAAAGGAGCCTGGCAGTGGAGCCAACAGGCCTGCGTTTGAATCCTGACCCCGCTGCTTCTctttacctgctgtgtgaccaCAGGCAGGCCACCTCACCGCTCAGAGTTTCTGTTGCCTCATTGGCAAGTAAAGATGGTGACTCCGCCCTTAGAGTAGTTCTGGGGACTGGTGTtgacatatttcaagtgctcaacactTGCCTGTCAAGCTTTCAGTAAATAGTGGGCTTTGACTGTTAACTGCCAGTCTAGACTCTAGAATTATGGGTGTGGGGCTAAGAGCTGGGCAGAAAGGGACCCCAATGTTCTGCTCAgtctctgtctcctctcccctcagGCATTCCCATCAAGAGCACCATGGACAATCCCACCACCACACAGTACGCCAACCTCATGCACAACTTCATCTTGAAGGCCCGGAGC from Balaenoptera acutorostrata chromosome 15, mBalAcu1.1, whole genome shotgun sequence encodes the following:
- the DYNLRB1 gene encoding dynein light chain roadblock-type 1, which encodes MAEVEETLKRLQSQKGVQGIIVVNTEGIPIKSTMDNPTTTQYANLMHNFILKARSTVREIDPQNDLTFLRIRSKKNEIMVAPDKDYFLIVIQNPTE